One stretch of Eupeodes corollae chromosome 2, idEupCoro1.1, whole genome shotgun sequence DNA includes these proteins:
- the LOC129944100 gene encoding LIRP-like, which yields MASSNTYSGIRAMLVIIVCLVVVNLSLGEQRFCGNKLRNVIELMCPNGVNGYKEKRSLLPMDEELSTETTEEDFNFGLSLDMLPLMDNSDSGIAKIRRRRHGIAHECCDKPCSIKEIVSYCRN from the exons ATGGCATCTTCAAACACATATTCTGGAATACGAGCAATGCTCGTGATAATTGTGTGCCTTGTAGTTGTAAATCTTTCACTCGGAGAACAAAGATTTTGTGGTAATAAACTACGAAATGTCATCGAACTGATGTGTCCAAATGGTGTCAATGGGTATAAGGAAAAAAGAAGCTTAC TTCCAATGGATGAGGAACTAAGCACTGAAACCACTGAAGAAGATTTCAATTTTGGCTTGAGTCTGGATATGTTACCATTGATGGATAACAGTGACAGTGGGATTGCCAAAATTCGACGTAGGAGACACGGAATTGCACATGAATGCTGTGACAAGCCTTGCAGtataaaagaaattgtttcCTATTGtcgaaattaa